The proteins below are encoded in one region of Oncorhynchus masou masou isolate Uvic2021 chromosome 15, UVic_Omas_1.1, whole genome shotgun sequence:
- the LOC135556550 gene encoding SRSF protein kinase 2-like isoform X2 has product MSSRKVMAIQARKRRPKGKKDKAAHGRRPETQQKAPVSAPTAPPPPPALPEPAVPPEPEEEILGSDDEEQEDPADYCKGGYHPVKIGDLFNGRYHVIRKLGWGHFSTVWLCWDIQVKNFVAMKVVKSAQHYTETALDEIKLLRCVRESDPSDQNKEMVVQLIDDFKISGINGIHVCMVFEVLGHHLLKWIIKSNYQGLPLPCVKSIIKQVLQGLDYLHSKCKIIHTDIKPENILMCVDDAFVRRMAAEATEWQKAGAPPPSGSAVSTAPQAKPVGKISKNKKKKLKKKQKRQTELLEIRMREIEALEREAEKQRATEGPDGEGDTHSPKHTPRNAALGPAVALGESDDDDDDYDEEDGDEEEEGETERERPTRLTNHTCAATPQEQSEVPPTPEAAAGPEGEPTPSTTPETETQNPTPTTTIPGDGNGATANPEGEGEEGEKEEVKEENDNEEVEEDDGEEEDDDEEDLVTAPAEKDEKEGPRTEEEVKGEETKEQEKDKEEEEEDDDDDDDDDDDDDEDDDADETETGADDLTNSISTTMGHNNNTTKTNGHVLLGGEERDRERCPRANPPAPTSSPIPLHCPLVESEISCTDRDQSSLSSSYELFNGEVVTPGLTNGAQRHRGTAPRFPDLPLDPDPGSPVTVGEAGQPGSRTSPHSPTADRSRTVSSSSTGDTPKDDVVLAKAKAADLLVNPLDPRNADTLRVKIADLGNACWVHKHFTEDIQTRQYRSIEVLIGAGYSTPADIWSTACMAFELATGDYLFEPHSGEDYSRDEDHIALIMELLGKVPRKVVAAGKYSREFFSKKGELRHITKLKPWSLFDVLVEKYGWAPEDAGHFTHFLLPMLEMVPEKRASAGDCLSHPWLNS; this is encoded by the exons gcctgAGACCCAGCAAAAAGCCCCGGTGTCTGCCCCCACTGCCCCACCCCCCCCTCCAGCCCTCCCTGAGCCGGCCGTCCCCCCAGAGCCAGAGGAGGAGATATTAGGCTCTGACGATGAGGAGCAGGAGGACCCCGCAGACTACTGCAAAG GTGGATACCATCCGGTGAAGATAGGGGACTTGTTCAATGGGAGGTATCATGTGATCCGCAAGCTGGGCTGGGGTCACTTCTCCACCGTATGGCTGTGCTGGGACATcca GGTGAAGAACTTTGTGGCGATGAAGGTGGTGAAGAGTGCTCAGCATTACACAGAGACAGCCTTGGATGAGATCAAACTACTCAGATGT gtgagagagagtgacCCCTCTGACCAAAACAAAGAAATGGTGGTTCAGCTGATAGATGACTTCAAGATCTCTGGAATCAACGGAATAC ATGTGTGTATGGTGTTTGAGGTTCTCGGACACCACCTTCTAAAGTGGATCATCAAGTCCAACTACCAGGGCCTTCCTCTTCCCTGTGTTAAGAGTATTATCAAACAG GTTCTGCAGGGCTTGGACTACCTCCACAGCAAGTGTAAGATCATCCACACAGACATCAAGCCGGAGAACATCCTGATGTGTGTGGACGATGCGTTTGTCCGCCGCATGGCCGCGGAGGCCACAGAGTGGCAGAAGGCTGGGGCACCCCCGCCCTCTGGATCTGCAG TCAGCACAGCACCACAGGCCAAACCG gTAGGGAAGATCTCtaagaacaagaagaagaagcTGAAGAAAAAACAGAAGCGTCAGACCGAGCTGTTGGAGATACGCATGCGGGAGATCGAGGCcctggagagagaggctgagaaacAGAGGGCCACAGAGGGCCCCGATGGTGAGGGGGACACACACTCCCCAAAACACACACCCCGCAACGCGGCACTGGGGCCCGCCGTCGCACTGGGCGAGAGTGATGACGACGACGATGATTACGATGAAGAGGAtggagacgaggaggaggaaggggagacagagagggagaggccaaCCAGGCTAACCAATCACACCT GTGCAGCCACACCTCAGGAGCAGTCAGAGGTGCCCCCCACCCCAGAGGCAGCAGCAGGGCCAGAGGGGGAGCCCACCCCCAGCACTACCCCAGAGACCGAGACACAGAATCCCACACCCACCACCACTATACCTGGGGATGGCAACGGAGCTACCGCGAacccagagggagagggggaggagggggagaaagaggaggttaAGGAAGAGAATGAcaatgaggaggtggaggaggacgaTGGGGAAGAAGAGGATGACGATGAAGAGGACTTGGTTACAGCTCCTGCTGAAAAAGATGAGAAAGAGGGAccaagaacagaggaggaggtgaagggtgAGGAGACCAAGGAGCAGGAAAAGgacaaagaggaagaggaggaggacgacgaTGACGACgacgacgatgatgatgatgatgatgaagatgacgaTGCTGATGAAACAGAAACAGGCGCTGACGACCTCACTAactccatctccaccaccatgggacacaacaacaacaccaccaaaaCCAATGGCCATGTCCTCctagggggtgaggagagggacagggagagatgtccCAGAGCCAACCCCCCAGCCCCTACctcatcccccatccctctgCACTGCCCCCTGGTAGAGTCAGAGATCAGCTGCACGGACAGGGATCAAAGTTCCCTCAGCTCCTCCTACGAGCTTTTCAATGGCGAGGTGGTCACACCAGGCCTGACCAACGGGGCACAGCGCCACAGGGGCACGGCGCCACGCTTCCCTGACCTGCCTCTGGACCCTGACCCGGGTAGCCCCGTCACAGTGGGCGAAGCTGGTCAACCGGGGTCCAGGACATCCCCTCACAGCCCCACTGCAGACCGCAGTCGTACTGTGTCATCCTCAAGCACTGGGGACACGCCTAAAG ATGATGTAGTTCTAGCCAAGGCCAAAGCAGCAGACCTCCTGGTCAACCCCCTGGACCCTCGCAACGCTGACACACTCCGAGTCAAGATAGCTGACCTGGGCAACGCCTGCTGGGTg CACAAGCACTTCACAGAGGATATCCAAACCAGACAGTACCGCTCCATAGAGGTCCTGATAGGAGCTGGGTACAGCACTCCTGCTGACATCTGGAGCACCGCATGCATG GCGTTTGAGCTGGCTACAGGAGACTACCTGTTTGAGCCTCACTCTGGGGAGGACTACTCCAGGGATGAGG ATCACATCGCTCTGATCATGGAGCTATTGGGGAAGGTTCCACGCAAAGTGGTCGCCGCCGGGAAGTACAGCCGAGAGTTTTTCTCCAAGAAAG GTGAACTGAGGCACATCACCAAGTTGAAGCCCTGGTCTCTGTTTGATGTGTTGGTGGAGAAGTACGGCTGGGCACCAGAGGACGCTGGCCACTTCACCCACTTCCTGCTGCCCATGCTGGAGATGGTCCCAGAGAAGAGGGCGTCAGCCGGGGACTGCCTCAGCCACCCCTGGCTCAACTCGTAG
- the LOC135556550 gene encoding SRSF protein kinase 2-like isoform X1, translating to MSSRKVMAIQARKRRPKGKKDKAAHGRRPETQQKAPVSAPTAPPPPPALPEPAVPPEPEEEILGSDDEEQEDPADYCKGGYHPVKIGDLFNGRYHVIRKLGWGHFSTVWLCWDIQVKNFVAMKVVKSAQHYTETALDEIKLLRCVRESDPSDQNKEMVVQLIDDFKISGINGIHVCMVFEVLGHHLLKWIIKSNYQGLPLPCVKSIIKQVLQGLDYLHSKCKIIHTDIKPENILMCVDDAFVRRMAAEATEWQKAGAPPPSGSAVSTAPQAKPVGKISKNKKKKLKKKQKRQTELLEIRMREIEALEREAEKQRATEGPDGEGDTHSPKHTPRNAALGPAVALGESDDDDDDYDEEDGDEEEEGETERERPTRLTNHTCAATPQEQSEVPPTPEAAAGPEGEPTPSTTPETETQNPTPTTTIPGDGNGATANPEGEGEEGEKEEVKEENDNEEVEEDDGEEEDDDEEDLVTAPAEKDEKEGPRTEEEVKGEETKEQEKDKEEEEEDDDDDDDDDDDDDEDDDADETETGADDLTNSISTTMGHNNNTTKTNGHVLLGGEERDRERCPRANPPAPTSSPIPLHCPLVESEISCTDRDQSSLSSSYELFNGEVVTPGLTNGAQRHRGTAPRFPDLPLDPDPGSPVTVGEAGQPGSRTSPHSPTADRSRTVSSSSTGDTPKDDVVLAKAKAADLLVNPLDPRNADTLRVKIADLGNACWVHKHFTEDIQTRQYRSIEVLIGAGYSTPADIWSTACMAFELATGDYLFEPHSGEDYSRDEDHIAHIIELLGIIPRHFALSGKYSREFFNRRGELRHITKLKPWSLFDVLVEKYGWAPEDAGHFTHFLLPMLEMVPEKRASAGDCLSHPWLNS from the exons gcctgAGACCCAGCAAAAAGCCCCGGTGTCTGCCCCCACTGCCCCACCCCCCCCTCCAGCCCTCCCTGAGCCGGCCGTCCCCCCAGAGCCAGAGGAGGAGATATTAGGCTCTGACGATGAGGAGCAGGAGGACCCCGCAGACTACTGCAAAG GTGGATACCATCCGGTGAAGATAGGGGACTTGTTCAATGGGAGGTATCATGTGATCCGCAAGCTGGGCTGGGGTCACTTCTCCACCGTATGGCTGTGCTGGGACATcca GGTGAAGAACTTTGTGGCGATGAAGGTGGTGAAGAGTGCTCAGCATTACACAGAGACAGCCTTGGATGAGATCAAACTACTCAGATGT gtgagagagagtgacCCCTCTGACCAAAACAAAGAAATGGTGGTTCAGCTGATAGATGACTTCAAGATCTCTGGAATCAACGGAATAC ATGTGTGTATGGTGTTTGAGGTTCTCGGACACCACCTTCTAAAGTGGATCATCAAGTCCAACTACCAGGGCCTTCCTCTTCCCTGTGTTAAGAGTATTATCAAACAG GTTCTGCAGGGCTTGGACTACCTCCACAGCAAGTGTAAGATCATCCACACAGACATCAAGCCGGAGAACATCCTGATGTGTGTGGACGATGCGTTTGTCCGCCGCATGGCCGCGGAGGCCACAGAGTGGCAGAAGGCTGGGGCACCCCCGCCCTCTGGATCTGCAG TCAGCACAGCACCACAGGCCAAACCG gTAGGGAAGATCTCtaagaacaagaagaagaagcTGAAGAAAAAACAGAAGCGTCAGACCGAGCTGTTGGAGATACGCATGCGGGAGATCGAGGCcctggagagagaggctgagaaacAGAGGGCCACAGAGGGCCCCGATGGTGAGGGGGACACACACTCCCCAAAACACACACCCCGCAACGCGGCACTGGGGCCCGCCGTCGCACTGGGCGAGAGTGATGACGACGACGATGATTACGATGAAGAGGAtggagacgaggaggaggaaggggagacagagagggagaggccaaCCAGGCTAACCAATCACACCT GTGCAGCCACACCTCAGGAGCAGTCAGAGGTGCCCCCCACCCCAGAGGCAGCAGCAGGGCCAGAGGGGGAGCCCACCCCCAGCACTACCCCAGAGACCGAGACACAGAATCCCACACCCACCACCACTATACCTGGGGATGGCAACGGAGCTACCGCGAacccagagggagagggggaggagggggagaaagaggaggttaAGGAAGAGAATGAcaatgaggaggtggaggaggacgaTGGGGAAGAAGAGGATGACGATGAAGAGGACTTGGTTACAGCTCCTGCTGAAAAAGATGAGAAAGAGGGAccaagaacagaggaggaggtgaagggtgAGGAGACCAAGGAGCAGGAAAAGgacaaagaggaagaggaggaggacgacgaTGACGACgacgacgatgatgatgatgatgatgaagatgacgaTGCTGATGAAACAGAAACAGGCGCTGACGACCTCACTAactccatctccaccaccatgggacacaacaacaacaccaccaaaaCCAATGGCCATGTCCTCctagggggtgaggagagggacagggagagatgtccCAGAGCCAACCCCCCAGCCCCTACctcatcccccatccctctgCACTGCCCCCTGGTAGAGTCAGAGATCAGCTGCACGGACAGGGATCAAAGTTCCCTCAGCTCCTCCTACGAGCTTTTCAATGGCGAGGTGGTCACACCAGGCCTGACCAACGGGGCACAGCGCCACAGGGGCACGGCGCCACGCTTCCCTGACCTGCCTCTGGACCCTGACCCGGGTAGCCCCGTCACAGTGGGCGAAGCTGGTCAACCGGGGTCCAGGACATCCCCTCACAGCCCCACTGCAGACCGCAGTCGTACTGTGTCATCCTCAAGCACTGGGGACACGCCTAAAG ATGATGTAGTTCTAGCCAAGGCCAAAGCAGCAGACCTCCTGGTCAACCCCCTGGACCCTCGCAACGCTGACACACTCCGAGTCAAGATAGCTGACCTGGGCAACGCCTGCTGGGTg CACAAGCACTTCACAGAGGATATCCAAACCAGACAGTACCGCTCCATAGAGGTCCTGATAGGAGCTGGGTACAGCACTCCTGCTGACATCTGGAGCACCGCATGCATG GCGTTTGAGCTGGCTACAGGAGACTACCTGTTTGAGCCTCACTCTGGGGAGGACTACTCCAGGGATGAGG aCCATATAGCCCACATCATTGAGCTGCTGGGCATTATTCCACGGCACTTTGCACTCTCCGGAAAATATTCCCGGGAGTTCTTCAACCGAAGAG GTGAACTGAGGCACATCACCAAGTTGAAGCCCTGGTCTCTGTTTGATGTGTTGGTGGAGAAGTACGGCTGGGCACCAGAGGACGCTGGCCACTTCACCCACTTCCTGCTGCCCATGCTGGAGATGGTCCCAGAGAAGAGGGCGTCAGCCGGGGACTGCCTCAGCCACCCCTGGCTCAACTCGTAG
- the LOC135556550 gene encoding SRSF protein kinase 2-like isoform X3, producing MSMNSEKSSSPERPETQQKAPVSAPTAPPPPPALPEPAVPPEPEEEILGSDDEEQEDPADYCKGGYHPVKIGDLFNGRYHVIRKLGWGHFSTVWLCWDIQVKNFVAMKVVKSAQHYTETALDEIKLLRCVRESDPSDQNKEMVVQLIDDFKISGINGIHVCMVFEVLGHHLLKWIIKSNYQGLPLPCVKSIIKQVLQGLDYLHSKCKIIHTDIKPENILMCVDDAFVRRMAAEATEWQKAGAPPPSGSAVSTAPQAKPVGKISKNKKKKLKKKQKRQTELLEIRMREIEALEREAEKQRATEGPDGEGDTHSPKHTPRNAALGPAVALGESDDDDDDYDEEDGDEEEEGETERERPTRLTNHTCAATPQEQSEVPPTPEAAAGPEGEPTPSTTPETETQNPTPTTTIPGDGNGATANPEGEGEEGEKEEVKEENDNEEVEEDDGEEEDDDEEDLVTAPAEKDEKEGPRTEEEVKGEETKEQEKDKEEEEEDDDDDDDDDDDDDEDDDADETETGADDLTNSISTTMGHNNNTTKTNGHVLLGGEERDRERCPRANPPAPTSSPIPLHCPLVESEISCTDRDQSSLSSSYELFNGEVVTPGLTNGAQRHRGTAPRFPDLPLDPDPGSPVTVGEAGQPGSRTSPHSPTADRSRTVSSSSTGDTPKDDVVLAKAKAADLLVNPLDPRNADTLRVKIADLGNACWVHKHFTEDIQTRQYRSIEVLIGAGYSTPADIWSTACMAFELATGDYLFEPHSGEDYSRDEDHIAHIIELLGIIPRHFALSGKYSREFFNRRGELRHITKLKPWSLFDVLVEKYGWAPEDAGHFTHFLLPMLEMVPEKRASAGDCLSHPWLNS from the exons gcctgAGACCCAGCAAAAAGCCCCGGTGTCTGCCCCCACTGCCCCACCCCCCCCTCCAGCCCTCCCTGAGCCGGCCGTCCCCCCAGAGCCAGAGGAGGAGATATTAGGCTCTGACGATGAGGAGCAGGAGGACCCCGCAGACTACTGCAAAG GTGGATACCATCCGGTGAAGATAGGGGACTTGTTCAATGGGAGGTATCATGTGATCCGCAAGCTGGGCTGGGGTCACTTCTCCACCGTATGGCTGTGCTGGGACATcca GGTGAAGAACTTTGTGGCGATGAAGGTGGTGAAGAGTGCTCAGCATTACACAGAGACAGCCTTGGATGAGATCAAACTACTCAGATGT gtgagagagagtgacCCCTCTGACCAAAACAAAGAAATGGTGGTTCAGCTGATAGATGACTTCAAGATCTCTGGAATCAACGGAATAC ATGTGTGTATGGTGTTTGAGGTTCTCGGACACCACCTTCTAAAGTGGATCATCAAGTCCAACTACCAGGGCCTTCCTCTTCCCTGTGTTAAGAGTATTATCAAACAG GTTCTGCAGGGCTTGGACTACCTCCACAGCAAGTGTAAGATCATCCACACAGACATCAAGCCGGAGAACATCCTGATGTGTGTGGACGATGCGTTTGTCCGCCGCATGGCCGCGGAGGCCACAGAGTGGCAGAAGGCTGGGGCACCCCCGCCCTCTGGATCTGCAG TCAGCACAGCACCACAGGCCAAACCG gTAGGGAAGATCTCtaagaacaagaagaagaagcTGAAGAAAAAACAGAAGCGTCAGACCGAGCTGTTGGAGATACGCATGCGGGAGATCGAGGCcctggagagagaggctgagaaacAGAGGGCCACAGAGGGCCCCGATGGTGAGGGGGACACACACTCCCCAAAACACACACCCCGCAACGCGGCACTGGGGCCCGCCGTCGCACTGGGCGAGAGTGATGACGACGACGATGATTACGATGAAGAGGAtggagacgaggaggaggaaggggagacagagagggagaggccaaCCAGGCTAACCAATCACACCT GTGCAGCCACACCTCAGGAGCAGTCAGAGGTGCCCCCCACCCCAGAGGCAGCAGCAGGGCCAGAGGGGGAGCCCACCCCCAGCACTACCCCAGAGACCGAGACACAGAATCCCACACCCACCACCACTATACCTGGGGATGGCAACGGAGCTACCGCGAacccagagggagagggggaggagggggagaaagaggaggttaAGGAAGAGAATGAcaatgaggaggtggaggaggacgaTGGGGAAGAAGAGGATGACGATGAAGAGGACTTGGTTACAGCTCCTGCTGAAAAAGATGAGAAAGAGGGAccaagaacagaggaggaggtgaagggtgAGGAGACCAAGGAGCAGGAAAAGgacaaagaggaagaggaggaggacgacgaTGACGACgacgacgatgatgatgatgatgatgaagatgacgaTGCTGATGAAACAGAAACAGGCGCTGACGACCTCACTAactccatctccaccaccatgggacacaacaacaacaccaccaaaaCCAATGGCCATGTCCTCctagggggtgaggagagggacagggagagatgtccCAGAGCCAACCCCCCAGCCCCTACctcatcccccatccctctgCACTGCCCCCTGGTAGAGTCAGAGATCAGCTGCACGGACAGGGATCAAAGTTCCCTCAGCTCCTCCTACGAGCTTTTCAATGGCGAGGTGGTCACACCAGGCCTGACCAACGGGGCACAGCGCCACAGGGGCACGGCGCCACGCTTCCCTGACCTGCCTCTGGACCCTGACCCGGGTAGCCCCGTCACAGTGGGCGAAGCTGGTCAACCGGGGTCCAGGACATCCCCTCACAGCCCCACTGCAGACCGCAGTCGTACTGTGTCATCCTCAAGCACTGGGGACACGCCTAAAG ATGATGTAGTTCTAGCCAAGGCCAAAGCAGCAGACCTCCTGGTCAACCCCCTGGACCCTCGCAACGCTGACACACTCCGAGTCAAGATAGCTGACCTGGGCAACGCCTGCTGGGTg CACAAGCACTTCACAGAGGATATCCAAACCAGACAGTACCGCTCCATAGAGGTCCTGATAGGAGCTGGGTACAGCACTCCTGCTGACATCTGGAGCACCGCATGCATG GCGTTTGAGCTGGCTACAGGAGACTACCTGTTTGAGCCTCACTCTGGGGAGGACTACTCCAGGGATGAGG aCCATATAGCCCACATCATTGAGCTGCTGGGCATTATTCCACGGCACTTTGCACTCTCCGGAAAATATTCCCGGGAGTTCTTCAACCGAAGAG GTGAACTGAGGCACATCACCAAGTTGAAGCCCTGGTCTCTGTTTGATGTGTTGGTGGAGAAGTACGGCTGGGCACCAGAGGACGCTGGCCACTTCACCCACTTCCTGCTGCCCATGCTGGAGATGGTCCCAGAGAAGAGGGCGTCAGCCGGGGACTGCCTCAGCCACCCCTGGCTCAACTCGTAG